CACCAGGCAGATTGAGCGCCACCACCGAAGCACATTCCGACAGGCCGTAGCCTTCAAATACCGGTAAGCCCAGGCTGCGTGCCTGTTGCAGCAGCAGTGGTGCGACCTTGCCGCCGCCCACCGGCATAAAACGCAGGCTGGCAGGCAGCTGCTGACCAGCGGCCAGCAGGCCCAGCGCCAGCTGCAGCATCTGCGGCAGCAACAGCAGGCTGTCGGGCTGATAGCGATGCAGCGCCGTCAGCCACAGGTCTGGCTGCAGACCGCTGGAGCCAGTAAAGCCCAGCTGCTGGCAGGGGGCCAGTGTCAGTCTGGCGCCAAGATAAAGGGGCAGATCGACACCGGCGATATTTTCCAGCAAGACCGCCAGCGGCAACTGACACAGATGATGCTGCAGCTGCAGCGGTCGTACCGCATCGGCCAGCGCTGACACCACGCCATCAAGCAGGCTGTCGGTCAGGCACACGCCCCTGGGGTTACCGGTGGTGCCCGAGGTGTAAGTGATCTTGACCGTACCCGCAGGCAGCCGCACAGGTGTCGCAGGGGCCAGTTTCCAGGCCTGCAGCTGTTGCAGGGGGCAGGTGATGGTGTCGGCAGGCATTAACGGCTGCGGGCTGAGCAGCAGATCGGCACCGCTGTCGTGCAGCACATGCAGCAGCTGACGGGGTGAAAAGAACGGCGGCAGTGGGATCAGCACCACCCCGGCCAGACGGCAGGCGAGATCGGTGATAACCCATTCCGGCTGGTTGTCGGCAAGCAGGGCCAGCCGCCTGACAGACTGCTGCCGCAGCCAGTCAGCGAGGTTCTGTACCTGTCGTGCCAGCTCGGCGCGGGTCAGCTGCCCATAGGGGCTGTCAATGCAGATCTGGCCGGATTGTTCCTGATTGCTGTAAAGCAGGTGGCGAAGCACCAGACTCATAACCGTTCTCCGGGCTGAAAGGCAGAGGAATAGGGGAAATCAGAGGCGCAGGGCATCACGGTCAGCCTTCCATCGGCAGGGCGACGCCTGTGCAGCGCTGTGGCCAGGGCAGATCCAGCAGCTGGCGCGATAACAGCGGCGACTGACTGAGGCTGTCGTAACCGAGGCCGATGGAGCCTGCCATGACCTGCGGACGGTTGTCGTAATAGCTGCCCCAGTCATGGCGCGCATGGCCCAGACGGGCGGGATCGGCGTCTGCCAGACACAGGGGTGACAGGCCCAGACGGCGAAAGCCGTTGTACAGCTGCGGAGTACCGGTGAACACCACATAACGCCAGCCCAGATGGTGCAGCTGACGGGTAATCAGCAGGATCAGCCAGCGACCACCGCCGGGTACCCGCGTGGCGAGATTGCCCACTTCCACCACCTCTTCGCGCCGCACCGGCTGCTGCAGGGCCGCCGAGAGGGACTGCTCGATGGGGTGATCCAGATACTGCTCAAGAAACAGTGGCTGCTGCCCTGCACCGTGGATACCGACTGCCGCCTGCAGCTGGCCATCGATATGCAGGCCAAACAGTACCGGCAGGAAGTGGCGTACGGTCGCCCGGTGTTCATCGCGGTAGCGACGGGCAATGAAGTCCTGCAGCACGGGGTAGCCGCAGTCGCCCAGATGGCATTCATCAATATGCAGGGTAGAAGGGACCGCCATGTCACTGGTCTCCAGAAGAAGTTGGACTCAGGCTAGGCAGGCAACCTTAAGGCAGACTTAAGCTGGCATAAGGGAAGTGCGGCTTTTTTCGGGGGGAGACGCTGCCGGAAACGCCCGGTTTTCGTTGTGGTTTTATTTATTCTTTAAATATCAGTGAGTTATGTCTTATTTTGGCGCCTGAAGAGTATTCTCAGCTGCCATTCTTAATGGATTTCACAAGGCAAAAGCTGATCTGGAGCAGGTTTTTTCACTGCCGCTCTGCGCTTAAGTTTCCCTTAAGTTTCGCTGCCTAACCTGCCTTTCGTCAGCGTAACCCCTCTGTTCATCAGGCGCTGCCAGCACCTCGCCACGGGCGGCGGTGTCACTACCCACTGTTGTTCAATGTTCACGGCGTAGCCACGTCGATCCTGTATCGCTGGTCACGCTACCTAAGGAGAGAGTCGATGCAACTGATCAAACGTGTAGCTGCCGTCGCGGCATTGTCTGTACTGGCTGGTGTGGCCATGGCTGATCCTCAGTGCACCAAGGCACCGCAGGACAAGTGGATGGACCAGGCGGTCGCCAAGCAGAAGATCGAGGACATGGGTTACAAAATCAAAACCTTCAAAGTGACCAAGACCCACTGCTATGAGATCTATGGCCACGATGCGGCGGGTAAGAAGGTAGAGATTTACTTCAATCCGGAAAACCTCGACAAAGTCAAAGAGGAAGACTGAGCCATGCAGCAGCGCTGGGTCTGGGACCCCTTTATCCGCCTGTTCCACTGGAGCCTGGTGACTGGCATCGTGCTGAACAGCTTTGTGCTGGAAGAGGGTGAGCAGGCCCATCGCTGGGTCGGTTATACCCTTGCCACGCTGATCGCACTGCGTGTGGTGTGGGGCTTTATCGGCAGTCATCACGCCCGTTTCAAACATTTTGTCCCCACGCCTGCCGAGTTTCGTGCCTATATGGCGGAGCTGCGGCAGGGGCGGCATCCACATTATGAAGGGCATAACCCGGCAGGCGGTGCGATGATCATCGTGCTGCTGACCACGGTGGCGCTGATCGCGCTGACCGGCTGGATGCAGGAGACCGATCAGTTCTGGGGTGTGGAGTGGGTGCAGAACACCCATGCAGTCCTCGCCAACGGTTTGCTGGCGCTGATCGCCGTGCATGTCTGTGCGGTGCTTTGGGCCAGCCGTAAGACCGGTGAGAACCTGATCAAGGCGATGATTACCGGGAAAAAGTCCGGCTCCAGAGAAGGGGCACTGGATTAAAAAGAACATAGGGCCTGCAGAGCGTGGCGTTGGTGAGTGGCAATGTGAAAGGCCGTTGCCCTCTTCAACCCAAGATCTGCAGATCCTGATGTGCGACAGGCCGATAACAGCAAAGCGCTGTTATCGGCCTTTTTTATGTACAGAGCATCCCGGGCAGCGGGCGCCGTCATGGGTTTAACAGGCTGTTGAAAAACGTTATTGAGGCAGCCGAGACAAGGAAATACCCCGAGGGCACAAGAAACAGGCGAAAAAGCGGAGTTTAGTGAACTAAATGAGCATTTGACTCGTTCCGCTCGCCCCTCTGGGGCCGTGCTAAAGCACGTTCAGCCTTTGGCTGTGAGCCTGTTTTTTGACGCGGTATTTGGCAACGCAGATAGATTTTCAACGACCTGTTAGGGATTAGCTGGGCTAATCAGTGAGAGGGTGTTGCCCAGCTCCTGATAATCAATGAACAGAGGTCAGCGCTGTCGCGGCAGATCAGCTGCCGGTGCGGGCCCGAACAGGCGGTGATCGTCGTGGAACAGGCGGGCGAAAATCAGCGTTTACGCCGGGTCAACCTGCGTGCTGCTCATTTGACAGGGCGTGTCTGGCTGATAGTATTTGCGCATTCTTTATACGGCCGGACCTGCTGGCCGCTTCTGGTATTACCTGCGGATCGATTACCCATGACTACCATCCTCAAAAGTCTTCCTGTTGGCCAACGTGTTGGCATCGCCTTCTCCGGCGGTCTCGACACCAGTGCAGCACTGCACTGGATGCGCCTGAAGGGCGCGGTACCCTACGCTTACACTGCCGATCTGGGTCAGCCTGACGAATCTGACTACGAAGCCATTCCCCGTAAGGCCAAACAGTACGGTGCTGAGGATGCCCGTCTGATCGACTGCCGCGCGCAGCTGGTAGCCGAAGGTATCGCTGCTATCCAGTGTGGCGCTTTCCACATCTCCACCGGTGGTGCAACCTACTTCAACACCACGCCGCTGGGCCGCGCGGTGACCGGCACCATGCTGGTGACCGCGATGAAGGAAGATGGCGTCAACATCTGGGGTGACGGCAGTACCTACAAAGGCAACGACATCGAGCGTTTCTACCGCTACGGCCTGATCGCCAACCCCAACCTGAAAATCTACAAACCCTGGCTGGATGATGCGTTCATCGACGAGCTGGGTGGCCGCGCCGAAATGTCCGAGTTCATGAGCAAGGCCGGTTTCGACTACAAGATGTCAGCCGAGAAAGCCTATTCCACCGACTCCAACATGCTGGGCGCCACCCACGAAGCCAAAGATCTGGAATACCTGAATTCCGGCATCAAGATCGTTAACCCCATCATGGGCGTGAAATTCTGGGACGAGAACGTCAAGGTCGAGCCTGAAGTCGTGACCGTGCGCTTTGAAGAAGGCCGTCCGGTGGCTCTGAATGGCATGACTTTCCAGAACGACGTGGAAATGATGCTGGAAGCCAACCGTATCGGCGGTCGTCATGGTCTGGGCATGAGCGATCAGATCGAAAACCGCATCATCGAGGCCAAGAGCCGTGGTATCTACGAAGCGCCGGGGATGGCTCTGCTGCACATCGCCTACGAGCGTCTGGTCACCGGTATCCACAATGAAGACACCATCGAACAGTACCGCATCAATGGTCTGCGTCTGGGCCGTCTGCTGTATCAGGGCCGCTGGTTCGATTCGCAGGCACTGATGCTGCGTGAAACCGCTCAGCGCTGGGTTGCCAGCGTGATCACTGGTGAGGTGACGCTGGAACTGCGTCGTGGTAACGACTACTCCCTGCTCAACACCGAGTCACCCAACCTGACTTACGAAGCTGAGCGTCTGACCATGGAGAAAGGCGAGTCTGCCTTCTCGCCCAACGATCGTATCGGTCAGCTGACCATGCGTAACCTGGACATCGCCGACACCCGTGCCAAGCTGGGCGCCTATGCCAAGACCGGCCTGCTGTCTGCTTCTGTGACCAATGCGCTGCCACAGCTGGAAGAGAAGTAGGTTTGCGATAACACGCGGCTGCTTAGGCGGCCGCTGTACTAAAACAGCCCCCCCGAAGCCTACCAGAATTGGTGGTGATTTCGGGGGGGCTTTTTTATTTAAAATTATTGCTTTCTAAGAAACGTGGTTGTGCGTTCACCAGGAAAATCATACTTAAGTACGATGCAGTTCTCGCTGGATATGAAAGTCTATAGTGTGTTAATTTTTAAAACGACTCTGTAACAAGATTGTTCTTCTTGTGAAATTGATGACTAGAATAATCTTTCAGGTCGGTGCTGCAGTAAGTAAATATATGAAAACAGTGTTCGTATAGATGCTTATGAAGGCCTTTTAAGCGAAGTTCCCTAAATAACTCTGAATATTTCGTGAGATATAAATGAATAAAGTGAGTTTAAAATTTCAAGAGATTGAAGAAGTTCATGCAGGTTCTGGATATAGCGATGGCTGTTCGGGCGGCAGAAGTGATTGCTGTACTCGAGTATGTACAAGAGCAAATGATAGCTCAGATGATAGTTCAGACGGCAGCCTAGCTGCATGGGATGATTATTTTGAAGTTAATGCTGGTGTACTTCAGTATTGAGCAAAACTTAAGGAGGTGGCTAGCTTTTGCTAGCCTTTTTTATGTTTGATCTAAAGTTAAAAGTTAAAAATAGTGTCGATGTTTACGTATCGGATCATAGCGAATCAGAGTTGTATGATATTCAATTTTATAAAATAAATACTCGAGAGAAAATTAAGATAAGATCTACATTAGATGTCGTAAAACTGATTTCCAATTTAGATGGTGAGATAAGCTTGCTGGAAGCTGCTAAATCTATGGGAGAATTTTCTCATGAGGAGTTATTAGAATTAGTAGGCTATTTAGTCAAAAATGGAATCTTGACTCATCAAGAATATGAAATCTATGAGGGCTCTAGATACGATAGGCAAATTGCATATTTCGATGATCTTTTAACAGATAGAAGCGGCTTAGAGGCACAGAAATTATTATCAAAAAAGAAAGTTTTAATTCTTGGTGCTGGAGCTGTTGCTAGCTCTATTGCGAGTTTGCTTATAAGGGCAGGGATACAATACTTAATGATTGTGGATGATAGAAAAATAAGGAAGAGTGATATCGCTAGGCATATATATGTTAATGGGGAGAATATAGGTCAATATAAAGCTGCAAGCCTTGCTGAGTATTTGAGTAAAATAAATTCTGCTGCTGTAGTTAAGCATGTTACTGAGAGAATATATCCGAATACTAGTTTGGAAGGAATTATTTCAGATGATATAGATATTGTTATTAATACTGCTGATGAACCATATATTGGTCATCTGACTATAAAAATAGGTCGTTATCTATGGGAGAAAGATATTGCATTATATGTATCTGGTGGCTTCGATGCTCATTTAATGAGTACTGGTGAGTTGATTGCTAAAGGGTTCACTCCTTGTTGTGATTGTTGCGCGGGTACATTTAAACAGGCTCTAAGTAATTGGAAACCTCAATATAGAAAGAGTGATGAATCCTCCGAAAAAAACAAAAAAAATAATAATATTAAAAACTCGGGTTCGCTCGCACAAAGTCTATATTGCGCTGGAGTAGGTGCTATGAACATAATTGATTACTTGCTTGGAGGGGTCCGAAGGAATAGTAAACTAAACTTTAGGGGAGAATATCTGATTAATAATGGGACCCATACTTGGTTTGAGATGGCAAAGCAAAAAGGTTGTAAGTATTGTGGTTAGTGAGAACTCTATATTTAGATTGCGGTCTTCAGTTGCCATTAACTATGATGGTTCTATTCTAAATTTTTTTCTATCTAATACAAGGGAAAATTTTTCTATTAAAATTGAATTTCAAAATGTATTAAGCTTTCTTATGTCATATGATGGTCTGACAAGTTTAGATAGTATCGGGGAAAAGTTTCCTGATTTGGATTTTAATGAAATTCTAGATATTACAATGTTCTTAAATAAAAAAAAGGATATTGATTGAGGAAAATGCAATATATCCAGAAACAGTGCTGTTAGACAGTTATCGAACTATGAGTTTTATTGAAGACTATTGCCGATCAACCAAGGAGGCACTGGATTTATTCTCTAGTCTTAAAGACAAAAGAGTCCTAATCATTGGTATGGGGGCTGTTGGAACATGGGTTATAGATGGTCTAGCTAGATTTGGAGTAGGACATTTTACTATTGTTGATGATGATATTGTTGAACTCACTAATATTCACAGGCAAAATTTTTTTACAGAAGATGATATAGGTAGTTATAAGGTTGATGTTGTAGAAAATGCTATAAGCAAATACTCAAATGCAAGAATAAATACTATTAAGAAAAAACTAGATGATGGTTTTTTTAATCAATATACCAATGATTTTGATCTTGTAATAAATTGTGCAGATTTTCCAAGCGTAGACTATGTGACTAATGTCATAGGATATGAGTGTATGAAGAGAGCTATTCCGCATATTATTGGTGGGGGATACAATCTACACTTGAGCCTTATTGGGCAAACAGTTATACCATTTAGTACTGCTTGTGTTAAATGTTTTGAATCTCATTTGACTGAAATAAATAAAGTAGAATTAAATGGCGTTAAGAAACTCAAAAGATCTAATCGTAAAATTGGGAGCTTTGGACCATTATGCTCTATCGCTGCATCAATGACAATCGTAGATGCAATGAAAATTCTTATAAGAAAATTTGAATTCATAAATAACGAAAATAAAAGAATTGAATA
This Pokkaliibacter sp. MBI-7 DNA region includes the following protein-coding sequences:
- a CDS encoding cytochrome b/b6 domain-containing protein, whose product is MQQRWVWDPFIRLFHWSLVTGIVLNSFVLEEGEQAHRWVGYTLATLIALRVVWGFIGSHHARFKHFVPTPAEFRAYMAELRQGRHPHYEGHNPAGGAMIIVLLTTVALIALTGWMQETDQFWGVEWVQNTHAVLANGLLALIAVHVCAVLWASRKTGENLIKAMITGKKSGSREGALD
- a CDS encoding ThiF family adenylyltransferase, translating into MSFIEDYCRSTKEALDLFSSLKDKRVLIIGMGAVGTWVIDGLARFGVGHFTIVDDDIVELTNIHRQNFFTEDDIGSYKVDVVENAISKYSNARINTIKKKLDDGFFNQYTNDFDLVINCADFPSVDYVTNVIGYECMKRAIPHIIGGGYNLHLSLIGQTVIPFSTACVKCFESHLTEINKVELNGVKKLKRSNRKIGSFGPLCSIAASMTIVDAMKILIRKFEFINNENKRIEYITEKRDFKIFEVTRKDNCEWCGEKGIFSDGL
- a CDS encoding PepSY domain-containing protein translates to MQLIKRVAAVAALSVLAGVAMADPQCTKAPQDKWMDQAVAKQKIEDMGYKIKTFKVTKTHCYEIYGHDAAGKKVEIYFNPENLDKVKEED
- the argG gene encoding argininosuccinate synthase, which translates into the protein MTTILKSLPVGQRVGIAFSGGLDTSAALHWMRLKGAVPYAYTADLGQPDESDYEAIPRKAKQYGAEDARLIDCRAQLVAEGIAAIQCGAFHISTGGATYFNTTPLGRAVTGTMLVTAMKEDGVNIWGDGSTYKGNDIERFYRYGLIANPNLKIYKPWLDDAFIDELGGRAEMSEFMSKAGFDYKMSAEKAYSTDSNMLGATHEAKDLEYLNSGIKIVNPIMGVKFWDENVKVEPEVVTVRFEEGRPVALNGMTFQNDVEMMLEANRIGGRHGLGMSDQIENRIIEAKSRGIYEAPGMALLHIAYERLVTGIHNEDTIEQYRINGLRLGRLLYQGRWFDSQALMLRETAQRWVASVITGEVTLELRRGNDYSLLNTESPNLTYEAERLTMEKGESAFSPNDRIGQLTMRNLDIADTRAKLGAYAKTGLLSASVTNALPQLEEK
- a CDS encoding thermostable hemolysin, which gives rise to MAVPSTLHIDECHLGDCGYPVLQDFIARRYRDEHRATVRHFLPVLFGLHIDGQLQAAVGIHGAGQQPLFLEQYLDHPIEQSLSAALQQPVRREEVVEVGNLATRVPGGGRWLILLITRQLHHLGWRYVVFTGTPQLYNGFRRLGLSPLCLADADPARLGHARHDWGSYYDNRPQVMAGSIGLGYDSLSQSPLLSRQLLDLPWPQRCTGVALPMEG
- a CDS encoding ThiF family adenylyltransferase produces the protein MLAFFMFDLKLKVKNSVDVYVSDHSESELYDIQFYKINTREKIKIRSTLDVVKLISNLDGEISLLEAAKSMGEFSHEELLELVGYLVKNGILTHQEYEIYEGSRYDRQIAYFDDLLTDRSGLEAQKLLSKKKVLILGAGAVASSIASLLIRAGIQYLMIVDDRKIRKSDIARHIYVNGENIGQYKAASLAEYLSKINSAAVVKHVTERIYPNTSLEGIISDDIDIVINTADEPYIGHLTIKIGRYLWEKDIALYVSGGFDAHLMSTGELIAKGFTPCCDCCAGTFKQALSNWKPQYRKSDESSEKNKKNNNIKNSGSLAQSLYCAGVGAMNIIDYLLGGVRRNSKLNFRGEYLINNGTHTWFEMAKQKGCKYCG
- a CDS encoding AMP-binding protein — its product is MSLVLRHLLYSNQEQSGQICIDSPYGQLTRAELARQVQNLADWLRQQSVRRLALLADNQPEWVITDLACRLAGVVLIPLPPFFSPRQLLHVLHDSGADLLLSPQPLMPADTITCPLQQLQAWKLAPATPVRLPAGTVKITYTSGTTGNPRGVCLTDSLLDGVVSALADAVRPLQLQHHLCQLPLAVLLENIAGVDLPLYLGARLTLAPCQQLGFTGSSGLQPDLWLTALHRYQPDSLLLLPQMLQLALGLLAAGQQLPASLRFMPVGGGKVAPLLLQQARSLGLPVFEGYGLSECASVVALNLPGAEKIGTVGKPLGHVQVRISEQGEVLVKGQRFPGYLSAPRADHQNATAPGDTGEAGAAADDWLATGDLGQLDDEGYLTISGRCKHVFINSFGRNFSPEWIEAEAQTAPAIAQLVLIGDGRPYNVALITPRGTRQQVEAQLAAVNQRLPDYARIHAWLALEQPLSSDNGLLTANGRPRRQRIGEHFADQIDALYQPLSAPAATVAAH